In the Pseudomonas sp. DTU_2021_1001937_2_SI_NGA_ILE_001 genome, one interval contains:
- a CDS encoding LysM domain-containing protein has product MRKTLLALLLLTASGLVQAQVQLREGHPQRYTVVAGDTLWDISGKFLREPWRWKEIWRANPSVKDPDLIYPGDTLTLSYVDGQPHVVLSRGESRGTVKLSPHVRSTPTVEAIPSIPLGAINAFLISNRIVENAEQFQDAPYVVAGNAERVLSGRGDRIYVRGQLDAAHTMYGIFRQGKIYTDPQSGEVLGINADDIGGGEVVASEGDVSTLILQRSTQEVRLGDRLFASEERPITSTFLPAAPAAPIDGLILDVPRGVTQIGVNDVVTLNKGRRDGLQEGSVLAIYKTGEHVRDRVTGEQVKIPDERAGMLMVFRTYEKLSYGLVLHANRSLAIMDKVRNP; this is encoded by the coding sequence ATGAGGAAAACACTACTCGCCCTGCTGCTGTTGACGGCCAGTGGCCTGGTGCAGGCGCAAGTGCAGCTCAGGGAGGGCCATCCGCAACGCTACACCGTGGTCGCCGGCGACACGCTCTGGGACATTTCCGGCAAGTTCCTGCGTGAGCCTTGGCGCTGGAAGGAAATCTGGCGCGCCAACCCGTCGGTCAAGGACCCGGACCTGATCTACCCCGGCGACACCCTCACCCTGAGCTACGTCGACGGCCAGCCCCACGTGGTGCTCAGCCGCGGCGAGTCGCGGGGCACCGTGAAGCTTTCTCCGCATGTACGCAGCACACCCACCGTGGAAGCCATTCCGAGCATCCCGTTGGGCGCCATCAACGCCTTTCTGATCAGCAACCGCATCGTCGAGAACGCCGAGCAGTTCCAGGACGCACCCTATGTGGTGGCCGGCAATGCCGAGCGGGTGCTCAGCGGTCGGGGCGACCGGATCTACGTGCGCGGCCAGCTGGACGCTGCGCACACCATGTACGGCATCTTCCGTCAGGGCAAGATCTACACCGACCCGCAAAGCGGCGAAGTGCTGGGCATCAACGCCGACGACATCGGCGGTGGCGAGGTGGTGGCCAGCGAGGGCGACGTGTCCACCCTGATCCTGCAGCGCTCGACCCAGGAAGTGCGCCTGGGCGACCGCCTGTTCGCCAGCGAGGAGCGGCCGATCACCTCGACCTTCCTGCCGGCGGCGCCTGCCGCGCCCATCGATGGCCTGATTCTCGATGTACCGCGCGGTGTCACGCAGATCGGCGTGAACGACGTGGTCACGCTGAACAAGGGCCGCCGCGACGGTCTGCAAGAGGGCAGCGTCCTGGCCATCTACAAGACCGGCGAGCACGTCCGCGACCGCGTGACCGGCGAGCAGGTGAAGATTCCCGACGAGCGGGCCGGCATGCTGATGGTGTTCCGCACTTATGAAAAGCTCAGTTACGGCTTGGTCCTGCATGCCAATCGC